From Branchiostoma floridae strain S238N-H82 chromosome 5, Bfl_VNyyK, whole genome shotgun sequence:
agtattTTACACGAGGCAGGGTCATAGTGATGTTTGATGATTACTTTCAAACAAAATTGAAGGAGACTAGCTTGCCGCTTTACGAAGAGGCGTAAAGTCGTTTTATTACTTCACACACATGTACTCCTTATCCGAGCTTATTTAAATGTCTTAGTAAAAGTTATCAGGGCAACTGAATAACCGCCAGAACAATGTCATATTGTTGacaaaatgctttattctcTTTATTCTgacaccaccccacccccaaaaCGACGGTTCTTCCACCATTAgtaacaaaatcatgaaatatatattacatatatattcatatgcatttgtaaaaaatgtgtacctgacttcggtctgggaggtaaaagactacctttaccatctgtctgtattgtgtatgtggcactgttaatataagttacaaaagcttgagtgcagtgccacattgtcctcgtccgtcaaaaagcaaatagaaaaaaaagaatatgataatgaatttcTAAAGGCTCTAAACCACGAGACTAGAGCGTTATGCGTCCAACTGTTATTTGACCCAAGTTGATATCAGGTTGGTGACCTCTAACCTTTACCCCGTTGATTAGCTgacatccgccattttgttttatgtcgTATTCTTTGCACTCATCCCCCAAACTTGCGCGATTTTTACGTGATTCCAGAAGTCTTGGAGAACGCTTACCACAATACACTTAGAGGTAAGACCTGTGAGTGTTGTCAAATATGCTTAATTGGTGCTTGTTCAGCGGTAAACTAGAATAATACTTTATAGAAGTGTGTTTACGGTCGgtagttggggggggggggggcatggaAAGTAATGAGTGATGCAACGGCTGCCAAATTGTACCTTCAGTATACGCGGGTTCCTacttcttcttcgtcttcttccGGTTTCGTGTCAActcttcttcgtcttcttcttccCGTTGATGCCCACAATCTTGACGAAGATTATACTGGCATGTTTGGGGGTGGTGACGCTCGCACTTGTAGACGCAATACTCGCGCTTGTAGACGCAATACTCGTTAGTCCATTAAACAGTCCATGGTCGATACCCTTGAATCCGTCCGTTGTCAAGGTAAGTTGTTATGAAGCAGAGGCCCGAGACACAAACGTGTCTACTGTGGCGGCCTCTACTGTCACTGCTGGTAAGCTATTCCAGTCCTTGATTGTTCTTGGCAAGAATGACCCATCTCTGTATAGTGTTCTAGTGGTGATTTGCTTGAACTGGCAGTTGTGCTTGCGGCGTTGTCGTGTTGGGGGcggtactactagtagtttgcTGCTGATGACTGGACACTGGACTATCCCGTGATGGATTTTGAATAGTGTACCCAAACGTGCTGTTTTCCTGCGTTGTTTCAGTGACTGCCAGCCTAACGTACTCAACATACTGCTCACACTAGATGTGTTGTGGAACCTGTTAAGTACAAATCTTGCTGCTCTTCTCTGAACGGCCTCTATCTTGTCGGTGTTCTTCTTGGTGTGTGGGTCCCACACCGACGATGCGTATTCAAGCACAGGTCTCACAAAGGCTTTATAGGCTTTCTCTTTAATACTGACGGAGCTGATCTTAAGGTTTCTTCTGAGGAAGCCCAGAGTTTTGTTAGCTTTTGTGACCATGGTGTTTATATGGGTATCCCAGGTAGCATTCTCACTCATTGTTGTTCCCAGGTACTTCACTGTTGAAACAGTCTCCAGGGTGTGACCGTGTAACACGTAGGAGCGTTTAAATGGCTTCCGACTCCTAGTGATTGGGAGATGAACACATTTGGCAGGATGAAACTCCATGTCCCAACTGTTTTCCCACTGTTCAAGCTTGTGAAGATCAAGTTGAAGCCGGTCTTGTTCTTGACTGCTGGTAATGATTCTGTACACTGCAGTGTCGTCTGCAAACAGACGTGACATTGATGACAGCTTGTCTGGTAGATCATTAATGTACACTAGGAATAAGCAAGGACCCAAGACCGAGCCCTGGGGGACTCCTGATCTGACACTGACAAACGGAGAGTAATGACCGGATACCACTACAGCTTGGCGGCGGTTTTGAAGGAAACTGGTTATCCAGGCAAGAGTGGATCCTTGGATACCATAACAGCGAAGCTTTTGAGTTAATAGGCTGCGATTCACACGATCGAACGCCTTAGCGAAATCCATTACTATTATGTCTGTTTCCCTCCCTCTAAGTTGTCAATCACTTCCTCGGTAAGTTCTAGTAGTTGGGTCTCACATGATCCACCCTTTCTGAATCCATGTTGGTTCTCAGTAAGGATCGAGTTGGATTCGAGATGTTGCATGACAGCACCGACCACTATATGCTCCATGAGTTTGCATGAAATGCATGTCTAGGATATTGGCCTATAATTGGCTGGGTTGTATTGCTCCCCTTTTTTGAAAAGCGGAGTAACGTACGCGCACTTCCAATCGTCTGGAACAACACATGACGACAGCGAAGACTGGAAAATGGTTGTCAAGGCTGTCGCTAGTTTTTCTGCTAGTTCCCGTAAAACTCTGGAGTTAATACCATCGGGCCCCCCGCTTTGTGTGGGTCAAGTTTCTTCAGCAGCTTCTTGACCCCTTCACAAATAATGGTAATGTCGTCCATTTCAGATGTCTGAATGTTCGTCATACCAATCTTCGATACAAATTCTTCTTCTGAGTCCATCTCCAAACACCGACTGAAAGTGGTCATTTAGTATAACAGCTTGCTCCTGTGGGTTTGACGTAAGACGTCCGTTTTTCTTCAGTGGTGCCACTTCAGTGTTACTTGAGCGCTGATTTTTGATGTATGACCAAAACCTTTTGTTGTTCACTTGACAGGTGTTAGAGTCTTCCGTGAAGATGGAGTTTAAGTAACTCCAGTAGCTTCTGCGAATTTGTCGCTGGATGGTACGTCGTAGGGACTTGTACTCCTCTCTTAATTTTGCTGAGCCGGTCTTCTTCATACGTCTGTATTTCCTGTCTCTCTTGTTGATGAGACGCCGAATATTTGGAGTAATCCAGGGGAGGTTGTTTTTGGGCCTAGCAGTCTTGTGAGGTATGAACTTCTTGATTGCAGCCAGGAGCTTGTCCTTGAAGGTAGACCATAGCTCGTCAGTTGAATGACTGGACTTCTTGACCTGAAGTTCCGTGCTAAGATCTTCGGCCGCTGCTCTTAAACTGTCCCAGTCTGCCCTTGCATACAGGGGGATTTGGCGCTGTGTCTGGCACTTTCCTCTGAAGCTGGTGTTAATCTCACAATATGGAATGTTGTGGTCCGAGAGACCTGGGATGATTTCTACTCGTGGAATCAGGTCTGGACAGTTGGTTAGAAACAAATCAAGTGTGTTACACTCCCTAGTTGGCTGGTTGACTAATTGTTCGAATCCGTTGTCGTACAACATGTCGAGAAAATCTTGATGTAGACGGGGGTATGGTGGCTTTGGTTTTAGGGTGTTTGTGGACCAGTCCCATCCCGGGAGATTCAAGTCACCTCCTATGAGGTCACCTCAACTATAAAGTCACCTCAACTTCGTTGAATTGAAGACTCCGACACAGTGGGGGTAGGGGTACTCTTGGTGTGAAAGGGGTGGTCGCTAGCTTGTGTAATTTGAACTTCTTTGATAAAGTGTGAGAGAGAGATAGCAGCTCCTCAAGGGCAGGAGTGCTATTCCCTGTCCGCCACCCTACAGGTAGGTGGTGGTGAGTACCCAGATGGTACAGAAATCTCGAACAAAAGTTGTTGTATTGATGTTATGATAAATATCCATGAGAAATGTATTGACGATGATTAATCATGCTTGTGCGCTCCGTAATACCGTAATGAAACCGTATACCGTTACCGTATTGAAACACCGTAATACGGAAGGTTTTCCTTTGTTCTGCTGCTGCGAGGAAAATCTGTTCACCACTTGCGCAGCTTTGTAGTTCAATTCAATCAAATGTCCTGAATCCAAGTGTCGCATTGCATATAGGAATTGTTTTGGCATAATTATGACTAATAACCAAGAACTTGCAGTGCTATTTTTTTCACATGATTGATAACCTTGATGTAAACAGTGTTCATCTGTATATCGTCTGTTCCATTATTCTAGCACCATTCTAACGCCGGCACCTAACTCGGATTTATTCTACCACAAAATTTACGTtggaatcaatcaatcaatcatcaggTATTAAACCTCTTGAGATgcctctgtatatatatatatatatatttatattttcctGTGTCTATGTTGTTGTGATCTATGCATACATTATTTGTCTCTAGTATGTGTGAGTCAGTAAGTGCCTGTAATAAAGAAGCATGAACTAGGATGTTGAATCCCCTGTATATTTTGCTAGGATATATccgacttttttttaatttcatttactGAGACTgcaaacaatgcaatacatggaaaACCACTGGAAACACATCCAAGGAGCTTAGTTGGACAGAAAAATTTATTGTGTCAAATCTGAAGCCTTTCTTGTGTGCAAATGACGTAcatgatttaattttttttacccatatTTTTACCATCATTTCAGAGATGGCGGAGTTCACACGTGTGCCTCCTGTTAGAGACCTTCCTGTGGAACCAACTgcgcacatcaaagaggagccgacagaggagccgacaggagacactggatggcaacagcATGAACAAGAGAACAGGATGTGCCAGGAAACGTACAGTGGGGACCAGGAAACTTACAACTACCACAATGAAACCAAAATAACTGGGTATCCTTGGAGcgagacttacaacagttgggagcagacaGTTGAAACGGGGCGGCAGCAGGACGAGAAAAGGGACGAATTCGAGCCGTGCggtgtaaaagcagaaatgcaAATGTCCAGATGTGGATTTGTTAGTAGTGGAGAACTTCCTGGGAAgaagagtgacagcagggagacccagacaacaggcATGGatctgcagcaggaaacgtgtgatgtgaactttccccaacctgacaacacatcaacctcacaggtacaggagagcagaggcaatGTGGCAAGGCATGTGGTTAACCGTAATGATGAggaaccctacatgtgtggagagtgtgggttcaggacggCTAAAAGGTCTAACTTATCTATACATaagagaacccatacaggagatcGACCCTACCAGTGTggccagtgcgactattctgcagcacacaaaTCCCACTTGGATCGACATCTAAGAAAACACACTGGTAAGAAAGCCTACATGtgcggagagtgtgggtacCGGGCAGCGCATAGGTGTGCATTATCATTTCATATGAAAACCCATACTGGAGAGAAACATTACAACCCTgatgaaaaaccctacatgtgtggggaatgtgggtacagggcagggTACAGACCTATCttgtcccgacatatgagatcccacacaggggaaaaaccctacaagtgtggccagtgtgactattctgctgcacagaaatcaaCTTTGGACCAACACCTAGGAAAACACACTGGtcaaaagccctacatgtgtgaggagtgtgggtacagggcggctcGAAAATCATGCTTAGCCCGACATATGaggacccacacaggagaaaaattCTTGAAGTTTTATCAGtttgactattctgctgcaaagaaatTCACTGTTTACCAATAATTTACTGGAAAATCCAACTTTACATATAAGATAGTAATTAGATATACGTGTATAgatgttattttcatttttgttgaagTCGACCATTATTCCCAGCATTCATTGTAAATTGTCGATAAAGAAATATCTTGGTTTAACCTCAtcgatataacgttaacattagtTTGTAACATTTGAAATACTAAGAAAactgtataatgtacatgtatatgtacggtgtatatttttttaaaccctAGAGGCAGCCATGTCAGAGATTACTTAGAAGTGCTTTACCAAGGGTCCTGCTGCATGCAGTAGACTTTgttactttttatttttttatattttttttattcacaagtaacataacaaaaacaatacataacaaaatacataaactaaagGTGAACCATCCAAACcatataaatcatatatatatatatatatatatatatatatatatatatatatatatatatatatatatatatatatatacatatatatatatataacgcaATGATTCAGTAAAATATCAATCAAACAGGAACCAATGTATCATTTGTAGCTAATTTTTCCCACTTCCCTTGGTGCTTCGCCATCTTCCCACTCCTGATAGCAATTTGACCGTCAACCTTCTTGAAGAAATCAATATAGTTAATAAATGATTTGAAATTAACTCTTTTGGATTCTCTGCATTTATAAATATATCTATTTTCtactttgttactttgttgAAAGCAGTACAGAACCTATccggtgtgttttttttcttctagatGGTTCAGTGCTTCAAACCTGTTGTTGACTTCAATGTTGTATCTTTCCCGCACTGCTGGAATTTCTATTTCTGCCAAATTAAGCTGTTTCTCTTGTTTCTTTGGTCATTCCGTTTAACCCAGAGCCTAAAAGTTGCAATTACAGCGTTGTAGCAAATTTACATACTTTGAATCTAGCCGCTTATAATGAAATAGctcttttgttttaattttgcttccaaagacgaaggcctttaatttgactAAATTTAatttgataagatgggccgcaagtgtcATTGAAAGTTCCCGATCATCTATGagcaaaataaaactttttgtttgggGGATGAAAACTCCAttacaaatatgacaaatatacttacagCCATAGAAGAAAAACTAAAAGATACTCAAGAACCAGGTGTCAGTTGggaacttttaaaaaaatggccataatAACATATTGCATGGAATATTTGAAGAAGAAAGCACAAACATAATCAATTGCAGAAATGAAGAGcaagaatttgaaaataaactcattagcataataaaaattattaaaataatggtacaaataaagaaaatgctAATACGTGAAATAAAAGAACGATTAGACAGCACACAAAATATAAAAGCCGGAGGGTCAGCAGAGGGAAAACAAGCAGATATAAATAATATGACGTAAGTTCTATTAGTATCACTGGCACCCAAACACCCACCACCTAGTGCTATCAAACAGAACAACTTCAGCAAAGGGAAAAACAGAGGAACTGTTGTGCTTCCTTATGTGAAATAAGTGTCTGAAGGACATGGAAGGATTGTCACTTCACGTGGGATAAAGACTTCTTAACtaaagttaaaatcttggacatagaaaatacttttttccgcTAGAGGGATAAAAGAAGTAATCTAtgtcagagctttacaaccatcccagAACaaagacggtgggcgccatagactccCTGAAACCTATGacccactgctcactgagtcacgtgccCTATCTGCATAACATAACGTCACGGCAGTAGTGGAtcgttcattccttgacaatgACTGGTGCTGTTCATTTATGTGAGTCCAATATTGTGTTGGATAACAATATGACGAAGTAGCGTCATATACATGCTGTAGTTTAATGATTACTTTCAAACAAAAGGAAATGGGACTAGCTTGTCGCTTTACGTAGAAGCGTAAAGCCGTTTTACTATttcacatacaacatgtactcCTTATCCGGGCTTATTCAAATTTCAAGTAAAGGTTATCAGGGCAACTGAATAACCGCCAGAACAATGACATATTGCTGGGAAAATGATTTATTCTCATTATGCTGACCCCCAAAACTGACGGTTCTTCCACCGTCAGTTACAAAACCATGAAatatggaaaatgaaacac
This genomic window contains:
- the LOC118415162 gene encoding zinc finger protein 501-like; protein product: MAEFTRVPPVRDLPVEPTAHIKEEPTEEPTGDTGWQQHEQENRMCQETYSGDQETYNYHNETKITGYPWSETYNSWEQTVETGRQQDEKRDEFEPCGVKAEMQMSRCGFVSSGELPGKKSDSRETQTTGMDLQQETCDVNFPQPDNTSTSQVQESRGNVARHVVNRNDEEPYMCGECGFRTAKRSNLSIHKRTHTGDRPYQCGQCDYSAAHKSHLDRHLRKHTGKKAYMCGECGYRAAHRCALSFHMKTHTGEKHYNPDEKPYMCGECGYRAGYRPILSRHMRSHTGEKPYKCGQCDYSAAQKSTLDQHLGKHTGQKPYMCEECGYRAARKSCLARHMRTHTGEKFLKFYQFDYSAAKKFTVYQ